A window of Costertonia aggregata contains these coding sequences:
- a CDS encoding DndE family protein, producing MFKQIKTSKDNKEVVAQLSRRLNLGKENVIARIALTYSLSKEQRLNLENIKDSGGKEYSKSVLFGSNEHIYVGLVCTYYGLYKTDKALPKYIKMHIDDGLELLDSELKENPKFDGFDFLINKINYGLTNISK from the coding sequence ATGTTTAAACAGATAAAGACAAGTAAGGACAATAAAGAAGTTGTCGCACAACTATCGAGACGATTGAATCTAGGAAAAGAAAATGTGATTGCAAGGATAGCCTTGACTTACTCACTTAGCAAAGAGCAAAGACTTAACTTGGAAAACATAAAAGATTCTGGCGGAAAAGAGTATTCCAAGTCTGTACTATTTGGTTCTAATGAACATATTTATGTTGGTCTTGTCTGTACTTATTACGGACTTTACAAGACCGATAAAGCATTACCAAAATATATAAAAATGCATATCGATGATGGTTTAGAGCTACTCGATAGCGAATTAAAAGAGAACCCTAAGTTTGATGGGTTTGATTTTTTAATAAATAAAATAAACTATGGGTTAACGAATATTAGCAAATAA
- a CDS encoding TraG family conjugative transposon ATPase, whose product MNKINLSAYHPIADIQDNIVFANNGNVILCYKGNLPEIYSLSEKDFGDIHGAWFQALKSLPVGTVVHKQDIYLKKSYSSKQLPNSTFLEKATHEHFKGREYIEHKCYLFFIMTKNKALNNSKYVNPFKKISKGIVQQMDDNIKVFANAVSDSVSFINNSRKMHFVSLQTEEIQQLTTNYFNGFSEGFDTDILLEKKNVAIGDNHFDALAVNSELCFGESVQSSKTNEKFTSDDFVFHQGFIDGLGLTLNENHIVNQILYLDDKLKWRKLLDKKVEELNKSSNFGSQNKVVLGKIQHILDQINADENARIIRGHLNVVYWAKDKKNLDAITSKIKTEFKELDIIPYYPRGEERNNYILNSYCCFSSNFSNNDLYVTDLKHALCLFINNTNYKSDETGIIFNDREHNIPVLKDVWDDRKKRIKARNFAIFAPTGEGKSFLANNILRQYFENGVRLVIIDLGGSYTKFAKLYPEKYTVLRYESGKNLGINPFYISDVNDLTPERLEDLSVFLFELFASDLKVTKAQSVSVKKILRYYYDSTSENHSLDGFYGFIERHQKDLLDTLKIHPDYFNVTSFLHVMSEYVGDGLYSFLFEISEDQTYKIEDKRLIVFELDEVKDNKEILSVMLKLIKSAIQRTIWKNRAEKGIILFDEFAKQLKFDNVLESVEFYYQAIRKQNGAIGIILQSINQLPNNSTSASILENTQVIYSLNNEKGYDELVKRLNLSSHDLNQLKSIKNNLTGLRKYTEMFIKIGRESNIFRLEVPKEVYAAYLTDGKENEEIMKLYNEHRDMQKAIIQFTSKI is encoded by the coding sequence ATGAATAAAATCAACCTTTCAGCATATCACCCTATCGCAGATATTCAGGATAATATCGTCTTTGCCAACAATGGCAACGTGATATTATGTTATAAAGGGAATCTACCTGAAATATATTCGCTTTCCGAAAAAGACTTTGGGGATATCCACGGTGCCTGGTTTCAGGCATTGAAATCGCTGCCTGTCGGGACTGTGGTTCATAAACAGGATATTTACCTGAAGAAATCCTACAGCTCGAAACAACTTCCGAATTCTACCTTTTTAGAAAAAGCAACGCACGAGCATTTTAAAGGCCGTGAATACATTGAGCATAAATGCTACTTGTTCTTCATAATGACCAAGAACAAGGCACTCAACAATTCCAAGTATGTCAATCCTTTTAAAAAGATTTCCAAAGGGATAGTCCAGCAGATGGATGATAATATCAAGGTATTTGCCAATGCGGTCAGCGATTCGGTTTCCTTTATCAATAATAGTAGAAAGATGCATTTTGTTTCGCTTCAAACGGAAGAAATACAGCAACTCACTACCAACTATTTTAACGGATTTAGCGAAGGATTTGATACAGACATCCTTCTGGAAAAAAAGAACGTCGCCATCGGCGACAACCATTTTGATGCCCTGGCCGTTAACAGCGAACTGTGCTTTGGCGAAAGTGTGCAAAGTAGCAAGACCAATGAGAAATTCACTTCTGACGATTTTGTATTTCATCAAGGGTTTATAGACGGCTTAGGGCTTACGCTTAACGAGAACCATATCGTCAACCAGATTCTGTATCTGGATGACAAACTGAAATGGCGCAAATTGCTTGACAAGAAGGTAGAAGAGCTTAACAAAAGCTCAAACTTCGGGTCGCAGAACAAGGTCGTGCTCGGGAAGATTCAGCACATCTTGGACCAAATCAATGCCGATGAAAATGCCAGAATCATTCGTGGGCATTTGAACGTGGTCTATTGGGCAAAAGACAAAAAGAACCTCGATGCAATTACTTCAAAAATCAAGACCGAGTTTAAGGAACTGGATATCATACCATACTATCCAAGAGGTGAAGAACGGAACAACTATATACTTAACAGTTACTGCTGTTTTTCATCCAACTTCTCAAATAATGACTTATACGTAACGGATTTAAAGCACGCCCTGTGCCTGTTCATCAACAATACCAACTACAAATCCGACGAAACTGGAATCATCTTCAATGACCGCGAACACAACATTCCCGTTCTAAAGGATGTCTGGGACGACCGCAAGAAGCGCATCAAGGCACGCAACTTTGCCATTTTTGCGCCTACTGGCGAAGGCAAATCGTTTTTGGCCAATAACATTCTGCGCCAATATTTTGAAAATGGCGTTCGTCTGGTCATTATTGACCTTGGTGGATCCTACACCAAGTTTGCCAAACTCTACCCAGAAAAGTACACGGTACTTCGCTATGAAAGCGGAAAAAATCTTGGTATCAATCCATTTTATATAAGTGATGTAAATGACCTTACGCCCGAACGACTGGAAGACCTTTCTGTATTTCTTTTTGAACTTTTTGCTTCGGATTTAAAAGTCACGAAGGCACAATCGGTTTCGGTTAAAAAGATATTGCGCTACTATTACGATAGCACTTCAGAGAACCACTCTTTAGATGGTTTCTACGGCTTTATAGAAAGGCATCAGAAAGACCTTCTGGACACCTTGAAAATCCATCCCGACTACTTCAATGTCACGAGCTTCTTGCACGTAATGTCAGAGTATGTCGGCGATGGTCTATATAGCTTCCTCTTTGAAATCAGCGAAGACCAGACCTATAAAATCGAGGATAAAAGATTGATTGTTTTTGAACTGGATGAAGTCAAGGACAATAAGGAAATCCTGTCCGTAATGCTAAAGCTGATTAAGTCCGCTATTCAAAGAACAATTTGGAAGAATCGTGCTGAAAAAGGCATTATCCTTTTTGATGAGTTTGCCAAACAACTGAAGTTTGACAACGTACTGGAAAGTGTCGAATTCTATTACCAAGCCATCCGCAAGCAGAATGGTGCAATCGGAATTATTTTACAATCCATCAACCAGTTGCCAAATAATTCGACTTCCGCAAGTATACTCGAAAACACACAGGTCATTTATAGCCTAAACAATGAGAAAGGCTATGACGAATTGGTCAAAAGGCTCAATCTGTCCAGCCACGACCTGAACCAATTAAAATCTATCAAGAATAATCTTACTGGACTACGGAAATACACCGAAATGTTCATCAAAATAGGTAGGGAAAGCAACATCTTTCGGCTCGAAGTCCCAAAGGAAGTCTATGCCGCCTACTTGACCGACGGTAAAGAAAATGAGGAAATAATGAAGCTCTACAACGAGCATCGGGATATGCAAAAAGCAATCATTCAATTCACATCTAAAATATAA
- a CDS encoding ATP-binding protein, which yields MREKLPDEISAIPSKRIYLSIIADYHLNLALCELIDNAIDNWIYNGKENSLCVDIDLDYEQQSITVKDNSGGIKEEDIPLIVGPGQSRTNIDEEIIGVFGVGSKRAVVALSKNIKIYTRYNDLKTLLVEINDDWIEDEDNWDLPVYEVSEIKENTTEIKLIELRESIQEKKHSDLYEHLSATYAMFLDQDNIVIRLNDEEIKPKRFDNWSYPPEYKPVKSSGPIKFKDRDEIQLSITGGLTKSHKEIGSNISEYGVYFYCNNRLISRAYKGDEIGFNTPFKVGKPHVTYSLVRVIVELNGAVDLMPWNSSKSAIDFKHKTFLEIAEHIQRIFRTYASMSKNYSGEWPAKVFQYKTGTVVKEQLSDFSSSARIHVPTIRRGPKKVKYIDLIKKNNKQIAQSKPWTKGHYESIIAVEEISKLKIEQSNRIAMLLLDSTLEIAFKDYLVNESGNRYNTGRLAALMSNRVDVHTEVARNIRVKNGTWQKVNYFYNLRCELVHKRIAVTISDDDLENFRELVEYLLKKMFKLNFSRD from the coding sequence TTGAGAGAAAAATTACCTGATGAAATATCCGCCATACCTTCAAAAAGAATCTATCTCTCAATAATTGCAGATTATCATTTGAACTTAGCTTTGTGCGAACTCATTGATAATGCAATTGATAATTGGATATACAATGGGAAAGAAAATTCACTTTGTGTAGATATAGACTTGGACTATGAACAACAGTCTATTACAGTAAAGGATAATAGTGGTGGAATAAAAGAGGAAGATATCCCTTTAATAGTTGGACCTGGTCAATCAAGAACTAATATTGATGAAGAGATTATAGGTGTTTTTGGTGTAGGATCTAAAAGAGCTGTTGTTGCCCTATCAAAAAATATTAAAATTTACACTCGCTACAATGACCTAAAGACTTTATTAGTTGAAATAAATGATGATTGGATAGAAGATGAAGACAATTGGGATTTACCAGTTTACGAAGTTTCAGAAATAAAAGAAAACACAACTGAAATTAAATTAATAGAACTTCGTGAAAGTATTCAAGAGAAAAAACATTCAGATTTATATGAGCATTTATCTGCCACTTATGCAATGTTTTTGGATCAAGATAATATTGTCATTCGCTTAAATGATGAGGAAATAAAACCTAAGAGATTTGATAACTGGTCTTATCCACCGGAATATAAACCAGTTAAAAGCTCAGGACCAATTAAGTTTAAAGATAGAGATGAAATTCAGTTATCGATAACCGGTGGATTGACTAAATCCCACAAGGAAATTGGCTCGAACATAAGTGAATATGGTGTTTATTTTTATTGTAATAATAGACTTATCTCAAGAGCTTACAAAGGTGATGAAATAGGATTTAACACCCCTTTTAAAGTTGGAAAACCTCACGTAACGTATTCTTTGGTCAGAGTAATAGTTGAGCTGAACGGTGCAGTAGATTTAATGCCTTGGAATAGTAGTAAATCTGCTATAGATTTTAAGCATAAAACTTTTCTAGAAATTGCAGAACACATTCAAAGAATCTTTAGAACGTATGCCAGTATGTCCAAAAATTATTCTGGTGAGTGGCCTGCCAAGGTTTTTCAATACAAGACAGGAACTGTAGTTAAAGAGCAACTATCAGATTTTTCGAGCTCAGCCAGAATACACGTGCCTACTATTAGACGTGGTCCAAAAAAAGTCAAGTATATAGATTTAATAAAGAAAAACAATAAACAAATTGCCCAATCTAAACCTTGGACTAAAGGGCATTATGAATCAATTATTGCAGTCGAAGAAATCTCTAAATTGAAAATAGAACAAAGTAATCGTATTGCAATGTTGTTATTAGATAGTACATTGGAAATCGCATTTAAAGATTATCTAGTAAATGAGTCTGGAAACAGATATAATACTGGTAGGCTTGCAGCTTTAATGAGTAATAGAGTTGATGTTCATACAGAGGTAGCCAGAAATATAAGAGTTAAGAACGGTACTTGGCAAAAAGTAAATTATTTCTATAATTTACGATGTGAATTAGTCCATAAAAGGATAGCAGTCACAATTTCTGATGATGATTTAGAGAATTTTAGAGAATTAGTTGAATATTTATTGAAAAAAATGTTCAAACTTAATTTTAGCAGAGACTAA
- a CDS encoding ParB N-terminal domain-containing protein: MSQEYRKINIKDLKLDIFNPRLPKSKQGKDEALIIEYMLLEAATLELMMAIGENDYFAGEQLLVVPDKEEDGKFIVVEGNRRLTAVKLLSNPDLAKVKKESLKKINAEADYKPTDIPCLVFEEKESILKYLGFRHITGIKSWRLLEKARYLNDLKEQEFKGVNFGQACRDIAKMIGSSSSYIRRLLTGLTLYRKVEDEGFYQIDGLNDTKFHLNYFVDALNKQHLRNFIGVDFNEDKPVEKLNPKNLKAITHWWFEKTEGQPRVLGDSKGLKKLDAVVSNEVALKAFSEEGATIDEAFDLTGQIDVLFRKEIDKSLAALTRADIYSTKVKDFYTGMYDDLKTLREIALKIRNYQRQRENQDDDF; the protein is encoded by the coding sequence ATGAGTCAAGAATATAGAAAAATCAATATTAAGGACTTAAAACTGGATATTTTCAATCCACGTTTACCTAAGTCCAAACAAGGCAAAGATGAAGCTCTCATAATTGAATATATGCTGCTAGAAGCAGCTACACTAGAGTTAATGATGGCAATTGGTGAAAATGACTACTTTGCTGGCGAGCAACTACTTGTAGTGCCAGATAAAGAAGAGGATGGAAAGTTTATAGTAGTAGAGGGCAACAGACGTCTAACAGCGGTAAAATTGTTGTCTAATCCAGACCTGGCAAAAGTGAAGAAAGAGAGCCTCAAGAAAATCAATGCCGAGGCAGATTATAAGCCTACAGATATTCCTTGTTTGGTATTTGAAGAAAAAGAAAGTATTCTTAAGTATCTAGGGTTTCGTCACATAACAGGAATAAAATCTTGGCGTCTTTTGGAAAAAGCTAGATATCTAAATGACTTAAAAGAACAAGAATTTAAAGGTGTTAATTTTGGGCAGGCTTGTAGAGATATAGCGAAGATGATTGGTAGTTCTTCAAGTTATATTAGAAGGCTACTTACTGGTTTAACGCTTTATAGAAAAGTCGAAGACGAAGGATTTTATCAAATCGATGGGCTTAATGACACGAAATTTCATCTCAATTATTTTGTTGATGCGCTAAATAAACAGCATCTGAGAAATTTTATTGGTGTTGATTTTAATGAAGATAAACCTGTAGAAAAACTCAACCCTAAAAATTTAAAGGCAATAACGCATTGGTGGTTTGAAAAAACAGAGGGTCAACCTAGAGTTTTAGGTGATAGTAAGGGTTTAAAAAAGCTTGATGCAGTTGTTAGTAATGAAGTTGCCTTAAAAGCTTTTAGTGAGGAAGGTGCTACTATTGACGAAGCATTTGACTTAACAGGACAAATTGATGTTCTATTCAGGAAGGAAATCGATAAATCTCTAGCTGCCCTAACCAGAGCAGACATATATTCTACTAAAGTTAAAGACTTTTACACAGGAATGTATGACGACTTAAAGACGCTGCGAGAAATTGCCCTTAAAATTAGAAATTACCAACGCCAAAGAGAAAATCAAGATGATGACTTTTGA
- a CDS encoding N-acetylmuramoyl-L-alanine amidase family protein produces MKKWLKNVSFVILLLKSCILLGQDLNAKKVIVIDPGHGGKDSGAIGVNGIQEKDVVLNIANVILKLNDELDTPLDIYLTRYTDTLISLSDRSKLAKTLKADLFVSLHCNHSDNSNARGIEVYVSKKQSAYSRTSVWFAFQLQAALNLELGFESRGAKFANFQVLRETIAYCSSVLVELGFLSNWDEGEYLENKGNHIKLSKSILELLVTKIRGL; encoded by the coding sequence ATGAAAAAGTGGCTCAAAAACGTCAGTTTTGTGATTTTGCTTCTCAAAAGTTGCATCCTTTTGGGTCAGGATTTGAACGCAAAAAAAGTTATCGTAATTGACCCTGGCCACGGTGGAAAAGATTCGGGTGCGATAGGTGTAAATGGCATCCAAGAAAAGGATGTTGTACTCAATATTGCCAATGTAATTTTGAAGCTGAATGATGAGTTGGATACCCCTTTGGATATTTATCTAACTAGGTACACCGATACACTCATTTCTTTATCGGATAGGTCAAAGCTGGCCAAAACCCTTAAAGCTGATTTGTTTGTTTCGCTGCATTGCAATCATTCAGATAATTCAAATGCAAGAGGGATTGAAGTTTATGTTTCAAAAAAGCAATCGGCATATTCTAGAACATCCGTTTGGTTTGCTTTTCAGTTACAAGCTGCCCTTAATTTAGAGCTGGGTTTTGAAAGTAGGGGTGCAAAGTTTGCGAATTTTCAGGTATTGCGTGAAACAATAGCTTATTGCTCTTCAGTATTAGTGGAATTGGGGTTTTTGAGTAATTGGGATGAGGGTGAGTATCTAGAAAATAAAGGCAATCATATAAAATTGTCTAAAAGCATATTGGAATTATTAGTTACCAAAATAAGAGGGTTATGA